CCCCTAAAGCTCTAATTCTAAATTTGCTTTCTCGATATCATAAAAGGGAATTTGATAAATTTGACCCTCGATCTGAATCGATGCGATATCATCATTAAAATCGATTAGATGGCCAATAAATACCCTTCTTTGATATAGATTCTCTTTAGTTCTAATCTTGACCTTTTTCCCTTTAAACCTTATAAAGTCCCTTGAATTTTTAAGCGCTCGATTTAGCCCGGGTGAAGATACCTCAAGGGTGTATGAATAGGGAATTACATCGTGCAGATCTAAGAGAAAACCAAACTCACGGCTAATATCAGCGCAATCCTGAACTGTTATACCATTTTCCTTGTCTATGAAAATTCTGAGCACTGCCCCCCGACCACCACCCGCATATTCTACGTCGACTAGTGCGAGCCCTTTTCCCTGTAATATCGGGTCTAA
The window above is part of the Thermodesulfobacteriota bacterium genome. Proteins encoded here:
- the rimP gene encoding ribosome maturation factor RimP, coding for MRFEKPDLIETIKNLLDPILQGKGLALVDVEYAGGGRGAVLRIFIDKENGITVQDCADISREFGFLLDLHDVIPYSYTLEVSSPGLNRALKNSRDFIRFKGKKVKIRTKENLYQRRVFIGHLIDFNDDIASIQIEGQIYQIPFYDIEKANLELEL